The Lucilia cuprina isolate Lc7/37 chromosome 5, ASM2204524v1, whole genome shotgun sequence genome includes a window with the following:
- the LOC111685588 gene encoding tetratricopeptide repeat protein 36 homolog, whose product MPLTKSCLSAHDQQVLESIFNPLELTSSLEAQLINPDSTEPLVDHDEALGFDGEILKKSKQLEIEAVKLAEEQKLEEALEKFKESLELTPKRASVYNNRAQALRLAGKDEAAFDDLNQALENCLNQAKSKCHALCQRGVLYRKQNKLDEARQDFEEAAKMGSKFAKQQLVEINPFAALCNQMLRQAFQQLEK is encoded by the exons ATGCCCTtaacaaaatcttgtttatcAGCACATGATCAGCAAGTTTTAGAATCAATATTCAATCCTCTGGAATTAACTTCTTCTCTAGAAGCACAACTTATTAATCCAGATTCTACTGAACCTTTAGTGGATCATGATGAGGCACTTGGTTTTGATggagaaatattaaagaaatctaAACAATTGGAAATAGAAGCAGTAAAATTAGCTGAAGAACAAAAACTGGAGGAAGCTTTGGAGAAGTTTAAGGAATCTTTAGAGCTGACACCCAAAAGGGCTTCTGTTTATAATAATCGTGCACAGGCTTTAAGATTAGCGGGAAAAGATGAGG ccgCCTTTGACGACCTCAATCAAGCTCTGGAGAATTGTTTAAATCAAGCCAAATCCAAATGTCATGCCTTGTGTCAACGTGGCGTACTTTAccgcaaacaaaacaaattggaTGAAGCTCGCCAAGATTTCGAGGAAGCCGCCAAAATGGGCAGTAAATTTGCAAAACAGCAATTGGTGGAAATTAATCCGTTTGCAGCTCTGTGCAATCAAATGTTAAGACAAGCTTTTcaacaattagaaaagtaa